From one Lycium barbarum isolate Lr01 chromosome 6, ASM1917538v2, whole genome shotgun sequence genomic stretch:
- the LOC132644947 gene encoding uncharacterized protein LOC132644947 isoform X2, producing the protein MLENPQHMVVEFKPIADGKRPIPLPADMKLEKNKAYIMLPIRKGKPASLSSDEARKILMKASTMLKSKSLLASYTGFLPVFARICPAAAAAAVSSSSFGNGRDYVLNSDKNLCLMKKEEEEEGAKHDYFSDILEGRPEFLSRQLSGKGWKPSLDTIKEKSMHAKIRHWLF; encoded by the coding sequence TCCCCAGCATATGGTGGTTGAATTCAAGCCTATCGCGGATGGGAAAAGGCCGATTCCATTGCCTGCTGATATGAAACTGGAGAAGAACAAGGCTTACATAATGCTTCCAATAAGGAAAGGCAAGCCAGCAAGCTTGTCATCTGATGAAGCACGGAAAATTTTAATGAAAGCAAGTACTATGCTTAAGTCCAAGTCTCTGTTAGCTTCCTATACTGGGTTCTTGCCTGTATTCGCTCGTATATgtccagcagcagcagcagcagcagtttcTTCGTCATCATTTGGAAATGGTCGCGATTATGTTCTTAATTCGGACAAGAATCTTTGCTTGATGAaaaaggaagaagaggaagaaggagCTAAACATGATTATTTCAGTGATATTCTTGAAGGAAGGCCTGAATTCTTAAGCAGGCAATTGTCAGGAAAAGGATGGAAGCCCAGTTTAGATACCATTAAAGAGAAGAGCATGCACGCAAAAATTCGCCATTGGTTGTTTTAA